A single Macaca mulatta isolate MMU2019108-1 chromosome 11, T2T-MMU8v2.0, whole genome shotgun sequence DNA region contains:
- the LOC144333246 gene encoding 10 kDa heat shock protein, mitochondrial-like: protein MVGPAFRKFLPLVLVKRSTTKTVTKGCIMSPEKSRGKVMRAIVIAIGLGSKGKGGEIQPVSTTVRDEVLLPEYRGINVVLGGKDSFFLEIITYLESI, encoded by the exons ATGGTAGGACCAGCTTTTAGAAAGTTCCTTCcactcg TATTGGTCAAAAGGAGTACCACCAAAACTGTAACTAAAGGATGCATTATGTCTCCAGAAAAATCTCGAGGAAAAGTCATGCGAGCAATAGTCATAGCTATTGGATTGGGCTCTAAAGGAAAGGGTGGAGAGATTCAGCCAGTTAGTACAACAGTTAGAGATGAAGTTCTTCTCCCAGAATACAGAGGCATCAACGTCGTTCTAGGTGGCAAAGATTCTTTCTTCTTAGAGATAATTACATACTTGGAAAGTATCTAG